In a genomic window of Occallatibacter riparius:
- the manD gene encoding D-mannonate dehydratase ManD, protein MKITNGYVNITSPGRNFITLKIETDEGIYGLGDGTLNGRELAVASYLTDHVIPCLIGRDPFQTEDIWQYLYRGPYWRRGPVTMSAIGAVDMALWDIKGKALNTPVYNLLGGKSRDGVLVYCHAFGKDIDAALEDVAHHKNLGYRAIRVQSGIAGLKSTYGVAKGPGRYEPAERGLPSEYEWETEPYLRSVPKLFARVREAFGEDLYLLHDCHHRLTPIEAARLGKELEPFHLFWIEDPTPAELQEGFRTIREHTTTPLAVGEVFNSLWDAHDLIRNQWIDYIRATLTHAGGFTPMKKLADFAELYHVKTGCHGATDLSPVCMAAALHFDTAIHNFGIQEHMPHTDETDAVFPHQYYFKDGYMYPGDAPGLGVDLDEALAAKYPYQRAYLPVNRKIDGTLTDW, encoded by the coding sequence TTGAAAATCACCAATGGGTACGTCAACATCACCTCGCCGGGCCGCAACTTCATCACGCTCAAGATTGAGACGGATGAAGGCATCTACGGCCTCGGCGACGGCACGTTGAACGGGCGCGAACTCGCGGTCGCCAGCTATCTCACCGACCACGTGATCCCATGCCTCATCGGCCGCGACCCCTTCCAGACCGAGGATATCTGGCAGTACCTCTATCGCGGCCCCTACTGGCGTCGCGGCCCGGTGACCATGTCCGCAATCGGCGCAGTTGACATGGCCCTCTGGGATATCAAGGGCAAGGCGCTCAACACGCCCGTCTACAACCTGCTCGGCGGCAAGAGCCGCGACGGCGTGCTCGTCTACTGTCACGCCTTCGGCAAAGACATCGACGCAGCCCTGGAAGATGTCGCGCACCACAAAAACCTCGGCTATCGCGCCATTCGCGTGCAAAGCGGCATTGCAGGCCTCAAGTCCACCTATGGCGTCGCGAAGGGCCCCGGCCGCTACGAGCCTGCTGAGCGCGGCCTTCCCTCCGAGTACGAATGGGAAACCGAGCCCTATCTACGCTCAGTACCCAAGCTGTTTGCTCGCGTGCGCGAAGCTTTCGGCGAAGACCTCTACCTGCTCCACGACTGCCACCATCGCCTAACGCCCATCGAAGCCGCGCGCCTCGGCAAGGAACTCGAGCCCTTCCATCTCTTCTGGATCGAGGACCCGACGCCAGCCGAGTTGCAGGAGGGCTTCCGAACGATACGCGAGCACACCACAACACCGCTCGCAGTCGGTGAAGTCTTCAATTCTCTTTGGGATGCGCACGATCTCATCCGCAACCAGTGGATCGACTACATCCGCGCCACGCTCACGCATGCCGGCGGCTTTACGCCAATGAAGAAGCTGGCGGATTTCGCGGAGCTCTATCACGTCAAGACCGGCTGCCATGGCGCCACCGACCTTTCCCCGGTATGCATGGCCGCCGCGCTCCACTTCGACACGGCCATCCACAACTTCGGCATTCAGGAGCACATGCCGCACACCGACGAAACCGACGCTGTGTTTCCGCACCAGTACTATTTCAAAGACGGCTACATGTATCCCGGTGATGCGCCGGGTCTCGGAGTCGATCTCGACGAGGCGCTTGCCGCAAAGTATCCTTACCAGCGCGCCTATCTTCCCGTGAATCGCAAAATCGACGGCACCCTGACAGACTGGTAA
- a CDS encoding MFS transporter, giving the protein MNASEEPIESLAEPPPLRGRWTICAMLFVATTINYVDRQVLSILKPILHGQTIQLQPLFPGWPSFETTINVTDREYGYILAAFQVAYALGVIFAGRFVDRVGCRKGYPIVTGLWSLAAMAHALVRTVMGFGIARFFLGLGESGNFPAAIKATAEWFPPKERSLATGIFNSGAGVGAILAPLAVPWVALHFGWRAAFLITGIFSAIWIVWWSIRYRRPHETMDQSRGHIVIAPPASVVPWWSLLKHRQAWAFMVGKFLTDPVWWFFLFWLPQYFHSRFALDLTHIGPPLVTVYVVSTIGSVYGGWLPRGYMRVGMQLKRARLAAMLTCACCVLPVLTAGSLSSEWIAVALLSLAAAAHQGWSANIFTTASDMFPSEHVGTVVSFGQVAGALGGAIFQPIAGNILQLTHSYVPLFLYSGCAYLVALLLLRTLAPGLKRAQLGTSGLS; this is encoded by the coding sequence ATGAACGCAAGCGAAGAACCCATCGAGTCTCTAGCTGAACCGCCCCCATTGCGCGGTCGCTGGACCATCTGCGCCATGCTCTTCGTGGCCACGACGATCAACTACGTCGATCGCCAGGTGCTCTCGATCCTCAAGCCGATCCTACACGGCCAGACGATTCAACTGCAGCCCCTGTTCCCCGGTTGGCCTTCCTTCGAAACTACCATCAACGTCACCGACCGCGAGTACGGATACATCCTCGCCGCGTTCCAGGTAGCATACGCATTGGGCGTCATCTTCGCCGGCCGCTTCGTAGACCGCGTCGGTTGCCGCAAAGGCTATCCCATCGTCACCGGCCTCTGGAGCCTCGCGGCCATGGCGCATGCGTTGGTGCGCACCGTCATGGGCTTCGGCATCGCGCGCTTCTTCCTCGGCCTCGGCGAAAGCGGCAACTTCCCCGCAGCCATCAAGGCAACAGCGGAGTGGTTCCCGCCTAAAGAACGCTCGCTCGCCACCGGAATTTTCAACTCCGGCGCGGGCGTGGGCGCAATTCTAGCGCCGCTCGCTGTGCCGTGGGTGGCACTCCACTTCGGCTGGCGCGCTGCATTCCTCATCACCGGCATCTTCTCCGCCATCTGGATCGTCTGGTGGTCGATCCGCTATCGGCGGCCGCACGAAACCATGGACCAGTCGCGCGGACACATCGTCATCGCTCCACCTGCCTCGGTTGTTCCCTGGTGGAGCCTGCTCAAGCATCGCCAGGCATGGGCATTCATGGTGGGCAAGTTCCTCACCGACCCCGTCTGGTGGTTCTTCCTTTTCTGGCTGCCGCAGTACTTCCATTCGCGTTTCGCGCTCGATCTCACGCACATCGGTCCGCCGCTCGTCACGGTGTATGTCGTCTCCACCATCGGCAGCGTCTACGGTGGTTGGCTCCCGCGCGGATACATGCGTGTCGGCATGCAGCTCAAGCGCGCGCGGCTTGCGGCAATGCTCACCTGCGCCTGCTGCGTTCTGCCGGTGCTTACCGCCGGAAGCCTCAGTTCCGAGTGGATCGCAGTGGCTCTGTTATCGCTGGCCGCTGCTGCACATCAGGGCTGGTCGGCAAACATCTTTACCACCGCGTCTGACATGTTTCCCTCAGAGCACGTGGGCACCGTCGTAAGCTTCGGCCAGGTTGCCGGCGCGCTCGGCGGAGCCATTTTTCAGCCCATCGCCGGAAACATCCTGCAGCTGACGCACAGCTACGTCCCGCTGTTTCTCTATTCCGGCTGCGCCTATCTCGTGGCGCTGCTCCTGCTTCGCACCCTCGCGCCAGGACTGAAACGAGCGCAACTCGGAACCTCCGGCTTGTCATGA
- a CDS encoding methyltransferase family protein — protein MFVVLFIAVFGPPWTLHYWQGWTALAAFFIPSCVITVYVAKNDPALLERRLKAGPKDEKEIGQKIVQAIALVVFIADFVLPAFDRRFGWSPVSSWASIAGAIMMLIGFWITFAVFRANSFTSATIEVAENQKVISTGPYALVRHPLYTGALIMLFGIPLALGSWLGELVNIVMTIAIVWRLLDEEKLLVRELPGYAEYRGTVRHRLVPYVW, from the coding sequence ATGTTTGTCGTGTTGTTTATTGCGGTCTTCGGCCCTCCCTGGACTCTCCATTACTGGCAGGGTTGGACCGCCCTGGCCGCTTTCTTCATACCTTCCTGCGTCATCACAGTCTATGTCGCGAAAAATGATCCAGCCTTACTCGAACGCCGTCTCAAAGCAGGGCCCAAGGACGAAAAAGAAATCGGCCAGAAGATCGTTCAGGCAATCGCATTGGTTGTCTTCATCGCCGATTTCGTCCTCCCCGCATTCGATCGCCGATTTGGCTGGTCACCCGTTTCTTCATGGGCGTCCATCGCAGGCGCCATCATGATGCTCATCGGCTTCTGGATTACCTTCGCAGTATTCAGGGCAAACTCTTTTACCTCCGCCACAATCGAAGTCGCCGAAAACCAGAAGGTCATCTCCACCGGGCCGTATGCGCTCGTTCGCCATCCCCTGTATACCGGGGCATTGATTATGCTGTTTGGGATTCCTTTGGCGCTAGGATCGTGGTTGGGTGAGCTCGTAAACATAGTCATGACGATCGCGATTGTCTGGCGCCTTCTGGATGAAGAGAAGCTGCTTGTCAGGGAACTGCCGGGTTATGCGGAGTACCGCGGAACCGTGCGACACAGGCTTGTTCCCTATGTCTGGTGA
- a CDS encoding Gfo/Idh/MocA family protein yields the protein MAESRKLRMGMVGGGPGAFIGAVHRVAAELDGRIEMVAGAFSSSPEKSKAAGASYRIDPARAYGSYDEMIAKEKQREDGIDFIVIATPNSTHLPIAKAALEAGIPVMSDKPATATYDEVLELEKVVMKAGLPYGLTHTYAGYALVRDARALCAAGEIGPIRKVVVEYLQGWLSDKLEETGQKQASWRADPKISGPGGCIGDIGTHAFHLLEYITGLDVTALQGTLRSVVEGRRVDDDCTALLKLSNGAQGILLASQIAAGEGNGIRIRVYGEKASLHWQQENPNTLLLRRNTGPDETRHASAGYLSADARAVARLPGGHPEGYFEAFAVLYREFADWLEAWRATKAEAPATLPGIRAAVRGMRFIDRAIESNKTGNWVEF from the coding sequence ATGGCAGAATCACGAAAGCTTCGCATGGGAATGGTAGGCGGCGGCCCCGGCGCATTCATTGGTGCGGTGCACCGCGTCGCCGCCGAACTGGACGGCCGCATTGAAATGGTTGCCGGAGCGTTTTCGTCGTCACCCGAGAAATCGAAAGCCGCCGGTGCCTCCTACCGCATCGATCCCGCCCGCGCCTACGGCAGCTACGACGAGATGATCGCGAAGGAGAAGCAGCGCGAAGACGGCATCGACTTCATCGTCATCGCCACGCCCAACAGCACGCATCTTCCCATCGCCAAGGCCGCGCTTGAGGCCGGCATCCCGGTCATGAGCGACAAGCCCGCGACGGCCACCTACGACGAGGTCCTCGAACTCGAGAAGGTCGTCATGAAGGCTGGACTGCCCTACGGCCTCACCCACACCTATGCGGGATACGCCCTGGTCCGCGATGCGCGCGCTCTCTGCGCAGCCGGCGAGATCGGCCCCATCCGCAAGGTCGTCGTCGAATACCTCCAGGGCTGGCTCAGCGATAAGCTCGAAGAAACCGGACAGAAGCAAGCCTCATGGCGCGCCGATCCCAAAATCAGCGGCCCCGGCGGCTGCATCGGCGACATCGGCACCCACGCCTTCCATCTGCTCGAGTACATCACGGGCCTCGACGTCACCGCGCTGCAGGGCACTCTCCGCTCGGTAGTCGAAGGCCGCCGCGTCGACGACGATTGCACCGCGCTCCTCAAGCTCAGCAACGGCGCGCAGGGCATTCTGCTCGCCTCGCAAATCGCCGCGGGCGAGGGCAACGGCATCCGCATCCGCGTTTATGGCGAGAAGGCCAGCCTCCACTGGCAGCAGGAGAATCCCAACACGCTGCTCCTCCGCCGCAACACCGGCCCAGACGAGACACGCCACGCGTCGGCTGGCTATCTCTCCGCCGATGCCCGCGCCGTAGCGCGCCTGCCTGGCGGCCACCCCGAAGGCTACTTCGAAGCGTTTGCAGTGCTCTATCGCGAATTCGCCGACTGGCTCGAAGCCTGGCGCGCGACCAAGGCCGAAGCGCCCGCCACGCTGCCCGGCATCCGCGCTGCCGTCCGCGGCATGCGTTTCATCGATCGCGCCATTGAAAGCAACAAAACCGGCAACTGGGTTGAGTTTTAG
- a CDS encoding sugar phosphate isomerase/epimerase family protein — MKTIKGPGIFLAQFAGDNPPFNTLANMARWAADLGFVGIQIPTWDARLFNLQQAADSQAYCDEILGTARDAGVAITELSTHLQGQLVAVHPAYDAMFADFAPAGLDPQARQQWAVQQLHWAAKASRNLGLNAHATFSGALAWPFFYPWPQRPAGLVEESFAELGRRWLPILNVFEENGVDACFELHPGEDLHDGVTFERFLAAVDNHPRANILYDPSHMVLQQLDYLEFIDIYHQRIRAFHVKDAEFNPTGRVGVYGGYLPWVERAGRFRSLGDGEVDFSQIFSKFAQYDYPGWAVLEWECCLKHPEQGAAEGAPFIQNHIIRVTEKAFDDFAGGSTDKERNRKILGLA; from the coding sequence ATGAAGACCATCAAAGGACCGGGCATTTTTCTAGCGCAGTTCGCCGGCGACAACCCGCCATTCAACACGCTCGCCAACATGGCTCGCTGGGCCGCTGACCTCGGCTTCGTCGGCATCCAGATCCCCACGTGGGACGCGCGTCTATTCAATCTCCAGCAGGCCGCCGACAGCCAGGCCTACTGCGACGAGATCCTCGGCACCGCGCGCGATGCCGGCGTGGCCATCACCGAGCTCTCCACGCATCTCCAGGGCCAGCTCGTCGCCGTGCATCCGGCTTACGATGCAATGTTCGCGGACTTCGCCCCCGCCGGCCTCGATCCGCAGGCGCGCCAGCAGTGGGCCGTGCAGCAGTTACACTGGGCCGCAAAGGCCAGTCGCAATCTCGGACTCAACGCGCACGCAACGTTTTCGGGCGCGCTGGCTTGGCCGTTCTTCTACCCATGGCCACAACGCCCCGCGGGCCTTGTCGAAGAATCCTTCGCCGAACTCGGCCGCCGCTGGCTGCCCATCCTCAACGTCTTCGAAGAAAACGGTGTCGACGCCTGCTTCGAACTGCACCCCGGCGAAGACCTCCACGACGGCGTCACCTTCGAGCGCTTCCTCGCCGCGGTCGACAACCACCCGCGCGCCAACATCCTCTACGACCCCAGCCACATGGTGCTGCAGCAGCTCGACTACCTCGAGTTCATCGACATCTACCACCAGCGCATTCGCGCCTTCCACGTGAAGGACGCAGAGTTCAACCCCACCGGCCGCGTCGGCGTCTACGGAGGCTATCTCCCCTGGGTCGAGCGCGCGGGCCGCTTCCGCTCTCTCGGCGACGGCGAAGTGGACTTCAGCCAGATCTTCTCGAAGTTCGCACAGTACGACTATCCCGGCTGGGCCGTCCTCGAGTGGGAGTGCTGCCTCAAGCATCCTGAGCAGGGTGCAGCCGAAGGCGCTCCGTTCATCCAGAACCACATCATCCGCGTCACCGAAAAAGCCTTCGACGACTTCGCCGGCGGGTCCACCGACAAAGAACGCAATCGCAAAATCCTCGGACTCGCTTAG
- a CDS encoding S10 family peptidase: MVTLSASLVNGAMVAQDKPDGRKDAETKAAVATPQGDSATDGSVTVGGQAIAYRAVAGVLTVGSTDAQDAMLGLDGKYLPDSGIDLPGKPEDQPATARMFYTAYFKKGAQAASRPITFLYNGGPGSATMYLHMGAFGPKRIVTPDGQHQAAAPYPLVENQYSLLDVSDLVFIDAPGAGFSRVMGKDAGKAFFGTDEDAHAFDRFIRRFLTKYSRWNSPKYIFGESYGTTRSAVLSRMLQGVDLNGVVLLSQILSFDNSADGPEGNPGTDQPYFLSLPSMAATAWYHHRVPNQTAQLEPFLREVEQFSLGEYASALLQGADLSADRKKAIADKLQGYTGVPAAYWMKANLRVSGGDYSKELQSEEGLTTGRLDTRYQGPDMDRLSKEAEYDPFTNSITAAYVTAINQYAREELKYGENMTYKPSARQPGWHWNLAHVPPGGQGWESSVNVMTDLAVAMKRNPKIKVMLMGGYFDLGTLYFGATYEMKHLPMPQSLQSNISYHWFQTGHMVYVNESALKELHEQTAAFIRENSGVK; the protein is encoded by the coding sequence TTGGTTACATTGTCGGCCTCGTTGGTGAACGGCGCGATGGTAGCGCAGGACAAGCCGGATGGCAGAAAGGACGCGGAGACAAAAGCGGCGGTGGCTACGCCGCAGGGTGATTCCGCTACAGATGGATCGGTCACGGTTGGAGGTCAGGCGATCGCTTATCGCGCCGTGGCTGGCGTGCTCACCGTGGGCTCGACGGATGCACAGGATGCGATGCTGGGCCTCGACGGCAAGTATCTGCCGGACTCAGGGATCGATTTGCCGGGCAAGCCTGAGGACCAGCCTGCTACTGCGCGGATGTTCTATACGGCGTACTTCAAGAAGGGCGCGCAAGCCGCGTCGCGCCCCATCACATTTCTCTATAACGGGGGGCCGGGCTCTGCGACGATGTACCTGCATATGGGTGCGTTCGGGCCGAAGCGCATTGTGACGCCGGACGGACAGCATCAGGCTGCGGCGCCCTATCCGCTGGTGGAGAACCAGTACAGCCTTCTCGACGTGAGCGATCTCGTGTTTATCGACGCGCCGGGAGCGGGTTTCAGCCGCGTGATGGGCAAGGATGCAGGCAAAGCGTTTTTCGGAACGGATGAGGATGCGCACGCCTTCGATCGGTTCATCCGGCGATTCCTGACGAAGTACAGCCGTTGGAATTCGCCCAAGTACATCTTTGGTGAGAGCTATGGCACGACACGTAGCGCAGTGCTAAGCCGGATGCTGCAGGGCGTGGATTTGAATGGCGTGGTGCTGCTGTCGCAGATTCTGAGCTTTGACAACAGCGCGGATGGGCCCGAGGGGAATCCCGGCACGGATCAGCCTTATTTTCTGTCGCTGCCTTCGATGGCGGCGACGGCGTGGTATCACCATCGTGTGCCGAATCAGACTGCGCAGCTCGAGCCATTTCTGCGCGAGGTGGAGCAGTTCAGCCTGGGCGAATATGCGAGCGCGCTGCTGCAGGGTGCCGATCTATCTGCGGACCGCAAGAAGGCTATCGCCGACAAGCTGCAGGGGTATACCGGCGTGCCTGCCGCGTATTGGATGAAGGCCAATCTGCGGGTGAGCGGCGGCGACTATTCAAAGGAGTTGCAGAGCGAGGAAGGGCTGACCACGGGGCGTCTCGATACGCGCTATCAAGGGCCGGACATGGATCGGCTGAGTAAGGAAGCGGAGTACGATCCGTTCACGAATTCGATTACGGCAGCCTATGTAACGGCGATCAATCAATACGCGCGCGAGGAGCTGAAGTACGGCGAGAACATGACCTACAAGCCGAGTGCGCGGCAGCCGGGCTGGCACTGGAACCTGGCGCACGTGCCTCCGGGCGGACAGGGCTGGGAGTCGAGCGTGAATGTGATGACCGATCTGGCGGTGGCGATGAAGCGCAATCCCAAGATAAAGGTGATGCTCATGGGCGGATATTTCGACCTGGGCACACTGTATTTCGGCGCCACGTATGAGATGAAGCATCTGCCGATGCCGCAGAGCCTGCAGTCGAATATCAGCTATCACTGGTTCCAGACGGGGCACATGGTTTATGTGAATGAAAGCGCGCTGAAGGAACTGCATGAGCAGACGGCGGCGTTTATTCGGGAGAATTCGGGAGTGAAGTAA
- a CDS encoding Lrp/AsnC family transcriptional regulator, translating into MAMDSTALMDTYGRKLLDELQANARLSVAELGRRIELSPTATAERLRQMEEVGILHAYTVEIDREALGLEVMAFIRMSCNGPQYHRLLDFVQTLEEVRECHHLTGGDDLLLKVTTTNMSDLEALIEALLPYGTPITSVVLSSPVERRKYAVMGKLVTVTKKPAMRRR; encoded by the coding sequence ATGGCAATGGATTCCACGGCGCTGATGGATACCTATGGGCGAAAGCTGTTGGATGAGCTGCAGGCGAACGCGCGACTGAGCGTGGCGGAGCTGGGACGGCGGATCGAGCTATCGCCGACGGCAACGGCGGAGCGGCTGCGGCAGATGGAGGAAGTGGGCATTCTGCACGCGTACACGGTGGAGATTGATCGCGAGGCTTTGGGGCTCGAAGTGATGGCGTTTATCCGCATGAGCTGCAACGGGCCGCAGTATCACCGGCTGCTGGATTTTGTGCAGACTCTCGAGGAGGTGCGCGAGTGCCATCACCTCACTGGCGGCGACGACCTGCTGCTGAAAGTGACGACTACAAATATGAGTGATCTGGAGGCGCTGATCGAGGCGCTGCTGCCTTATGGGACGCCGATTACGAGCGTGGTGCTGTCGTCGCCTGTGGAGAGAAGGAAGTATGCGGTGATGGGAAAGCTCGTGACGGTGACAAAGAAGCCGGCGATGAGGCGGCGCTGA
- the hutH gene encoding histidine ammonia-lyase, with protein MEVLALNGQPLTLADIEAVAVSRIRVEVAPSARERVAASRALIEQVLASGQTVYGVNTGFGKLADVRVSNENLAQLQTNLVRSHAGGVGQPMSEAESRAMLLLRANVLAKGFSGTRIEVLELLVALLNTGIHPVIPEKGSVGASGDLAPLAHLALVVIGEGEAFYKSERIPGGEALRRAGLKPVQLAAKEGLALLNGTQAMVAVGGLAVARAQRLVRLADVAGAMSLDALLGTPVAFDPRIQHARPHQGQIAAAAHLTALMQGSEIRESHREHCSRVQDAYCLRCMPQVHGAVRGALAHVASVLETEAGSATDNPLIFPDGNGTGDVLSGGNFHGAPLSYALDYAAIAITDLAGITERRIDRLLNPDINEGLPAFLSPDPGLSSGFMIAQIVAAALINECQVLAHPSSTGSIPTDGGKEDHVSMGMTGALKLRQIVEHVERIVAIELMCAAQAVEFRRPLKSSPRLEAVHDAVRAVVPKLEQDRVLAGDIDALASAIRNGAFNKWSDPA; from the coding sequence ATGGAAGTTCTCGCCCTGAATGGCCAGCCGTTGACCCTGGCCGACATCGAAGCCGTGGCCGTCTCTCGCATTCGCGTTGAAGTCGCTCCTTCCGCCCGCGAGCGTGTCGCCGCCAGCCGCGCCCTCATTGAGCAGGTCCTCGCCTCGGGCCAAACCGTCTACGGCGTCAACACCGGCTTCGGCAAGCTTGCCGATGTGCGCGTCTCCAATGAAAACCTCGCACAGCTCCAGACCAACCTCGTCCGCAGCCACGCCGGCGGAGTAGGCCAGCCCATGAGCGAAGCTGAGTCGCGCGCCATGCTCCTGCTCCGCGCCAACGTGCTGGCCAAGGGCTTCAGCGGCACGCGCATCGAAGTCCTCGAACTCCTCGTCGCCCTGCTCAACACCGGCATTCATCCTGTCATCCCGGAGAAGGGAAGCGTCGGCGCCAGCGGCGATCTCGCCCCTCTTGCCCATCTTGCACTGGTGGTCATCGGCGAGGGCGAAGCCTTCTACAAAAGCGAGCGCATCCCCGGCGGAGAAGCCCTCCGTCGCGCGGGCCTCAAGCCCGTCCAGCTAGCCGCCAAGGAAGGTCTCGCTCTCCTCAACGGCACGCAGGCCATGGTCGCCGTCGGCGGCCTTGCCGTCGCCCGTGCCCAGCGCCTGGTCCGCCTGGCTGATGTCGCCGGAGCCATGTCCCTCGACGCCCTCCTCGGCACCCCCGTAGCCTTCGATCCGCGCATTCAGCATGCACGTCCGCACCAAGGCCAGATCGCCGCCGCCGCCCACCTCACCGCCCTCATGCAGGGCTCAGAAATCCGCGAGTCCCATCGCGAGCACTGTTCCCGCGTGCAGGACGCCTACTGCCTCCGCTGCATGCCGCAGGTCCACGGCGCCGTCCGGGGAGCCCTCGCCCACGTTGCCTCCGTCCTCGAAACCGAAGCCGGCTCGGCCACCGACAACCCCCTCATCTTCCCTGACGGCAACGGCACCGGAGACGTCCTCTCCGGCGGCAACTTCCACGGCGCGCCGCTCTCCTACGCGCTCGACTACGCAGCCATCGCCATCACCGACCTCGCCGGCATCACCGAGCGCCGTATAGACCGCCTCCTCAACCCTGATATCAACGAAGGCCTGCCCGCCTTCCTCTCGCCCGATCCCGGCCTCTCATCCGGCTTCATGATCGCGCAGATCGTCGCGGCCGCCCTCATCAACGAGTGCCAGGTTCTCGCGCACCCCTCCTCCACCGGCAGCATCCCAACGGACGGCGGCAAGGAAGACCACGTCTCCATGGGCATGACCGGCGCGCTCAAACTGCGCCAGATCGTCGAGCACGTAGAGCGCATCGTCGCCATCGAGCTTATGTGCGCCGCCCAGGCCGTTGAATTCCGCCGCCCCCTCAAATCAAGCCCCCGTCTTGAGGCTGTCCACGATGCGGTCCGCGCCGTTGTCCCTAAGCTCGAACAGGACCGTGTCCTCGCCGGTGACATCGACGCCCTCGCCTCTGCCATCCGCAACGGCGCCTTCAATAAATGGAGCGATCCGGCGTAA
- a CDS encoding fumarylacetoacetate hydrolase family protein yields MRLFRTTTGSFVEKAGKYYPLNGASWNELFQRDDLEGYLASTVNGDAKPTAAFSRADLLPPIEQQEVWAAGVTYYRSRSARMEESESAGGGDFYDRVYSAPRPELFFKSTASRTVGSGGKVRIRHDAKWSVPEPELVLVISAQGKIVGYTIGNDMSSRDIEGENPLYLPQAKVYDGSCALGPGILVASKALPRTTEIALEIFRGEGCAFAGCIKISEIKRDFATLVEYLFRDNSFPNGCFLMTGTGIVPPNDFTLDHGDRVRITIDPIGTLENEVA; encoded by the coding sequence ATGAGACTCTTTCGCACTACTACCGGTTCTTTTGTCGAGAAGGCAGGGAAGTACTACCCCCTCAACGGCGCCAGTTGGAACGAGCTGTTCCAGCGCGACGATCTCGAAGGCTATCTTGCCTCGACGGTCAACGGCGACGCCAAGCCCACGGCTGCGTTCTCACGCGCTGACCTGCTCCCGCCCATCGAGCAGCAGGAAGTCTGGGCGGCCGGCGTCACCTATTACCGCAGCCGCAGCGCGCGCATGGAAGAATCCGAAAGCGCGGGCGGCGGCGACTTCTACGATCGCGTCTATTCAGCCCCGAGGCCTGAGCTGTTCTTCAAGTCGACGGCCAGCCGCACCGTAGGTTCGGGCGGCAAGGTACGCATCCGCCACGACGCAAAGTGGTCCGTCCCTGAGCCGGAACTGGTCCTGGTCATCAGCGCGCAAGGCAAGATCGTCGGCTACACCATCGGCAATGACATGAGCTCGCGCGACATCGAGGGCGAGAACCCGCTCTACCTGCCGCAGGCCAAGGTCTACGACGGCAGTTGTGCGCTCGGCCCCGGCATCCTCGTCGCGTCCAAGGCACTGCCCAGGACCACCGAGATCGCTCTCGAGATCTTCCGTGGCGAGGGTTGCGCCTTCGCCGGCTGCATCAAGATTTCCGAGATCAAGCGCGACTTTGCCACGCTGGTCGAGTACCTGTTCCGCGACAATTCATTTCCGAACGGTTGCTTCTTGATGACCGGCACAGGCATCGTTCCGCCGAACGACTTCACCTTGGACCACGGCGACCGCGTGCGCATCACCATCGACCCCATCGGCACGCTGGAAAACGAAGTCGCCTAG
- a CDS encoding thymidine kinase encodes MAELEKLVPGKLEVIVGPMRSNKTAELLRRIEIRRQYAKQHVLLLKPCADTKAAPGLVESRNGNGCGKMEAVEFPSVNPWAALPILSEMEQRIGKRVECVAIDEGQFVADLFLFTKRLLESGHDVMVSGLELDFRGLPFGEMLDLSWLVRHYAGNITELVSYCACGSRAIYPQRLIDGKPAEYESPVIMAGDNYEPRCAEHFVLPGRPH; translated from the coding sequence GTGGCGGAATTGGAGAAACTTGTGCCGGGCAAGCTGGAAGTGATTGTGGGACCGATGCGGAGCAACAAGACGGCGGAGTTGCTACGCCGCATCGAGATCCGCCGCCAGTATGCCAAGCAGCATGTGTTGCTGCTGAAGCCGTGTGCGGACACCAAGGCTGCTCCCGGCCTGGTGGAGAGCCGGAACGGGAACGGCTGCGGAAAGATGGAAGCGGTCGAGTTCCCTTCCGTGAATCCCTGGGCGGCTCTGCCGATTCTCTCGGAGATGGAACAGCGCATTGGCAAGCGCGTGGAGTGCGTGGCCATCGACGAGGGCCAGTTTGTCGCGGACCTGTTCCTGTTCACCAAACGCCTGCTGGAGTCGGGGCATGACGTGATGGTGTCGGGGCTGGAGCTCGATTTTCGCGGGCTGCCGTTCGGGGAGATGCTGGACCTGTCGTGGCTGGTGCGGCACTACGCGGGGAACATCACTGAGCTGGTCTCGTATTGCGCGTGCGGCAGTCGCGCGATTTATCCGCAGCGGCTGATTGACGGGAAGCCGGCAGAGTATGAGAGCCCGGTGATTATGGCCGGTGATAACTATGAACCGCGCTGCGCTGAGCATTTTGTGTTGCCGGGACGGCCGCACTGA